One Frankia alni ACN14a DNA window includes the following coding sequences:
- a CDS encoding conjugal transfer protein TraC, whose translation MPIPVGYPTGDLASAVAGPKGATPEATYETNGYGGVGDEVGHDGQPGYDGQPGYDSRPGYDDQTGYDGQPAYDEAGFEDAGFDDLDPPSYDEAGYDPDGYQAAAYEAAGHDPGRDAEGFVDLGGGPRRRRATPPPPPSPRRGRRAERAAAAAEKAAMRRAQAALRRGAQPSKLLGPFAGRAFHRMRLPAHMETTAQIAGIYPFVVDSGLAAPGMYIGRHVWSGNSFDFDVFELYRQQVIENPNFAVFGAVGSRKSALLKTLISRGAAFGYQAAVPCDPKGEYTRLARRLGCEPTYIGPGMATRLNPLDAPPRPRGIADADWAREVKRARSSLLSSLIETAKGVPLTPAEHTAVDLALDVVTRQISGTSPERWATPLLPHVLEAMTDPAEEDCVNLPMTATELRDASRDATLTLRRLTHGALGGLFDGPTTSPLDFDRPIAVLNLERVQGSDEMIALIMTCAQAWMEAALMRQDGVQRYVVYDECWRLMRFAGLVRRLSAQQKLARQWGCANAIVAHRISDLLSASPDSVEIAKGLLAETAIRILYKQASDQIADTQEALGLTDVAADLLPRLDPGFALWLIGARAFYVEHVVGDLEIPVVLNGSKMHGEVDDTNLTPDDLDPAELDPPDLGPGRLRRVGAEGVADDAGFDGDAFGEEPFTGGYGYPSVEPSSTG comes from the coding sequence GTGCCGATCCCAGTCGGGTACCCGACGGGTGACCTCGCCTCCGCGGTGGCCGGCCCCAAGGGGGCCACCCCCGAGGCCACCTACGAGACGAACGGATACGGCGGCGTCGGCGACGAGGTCGGTCACGACGGCCAGCCCGGTTACGACGGCCAGCCCGGCTACGACAGCCGGCCCGGGTACGACGACCAGACTGGGTACGACGGCCAGCCCGCATACGACGAGGCGGGCTTCGAGGATGCCGGCTTCGACGACCTCGACCCGCCCAGCTACGACGAGGCCGGCTACGACCCGGACGGCTACCAGGCCGCGGCGTACGAGGCGGCCGGGCACGACCCGGGACGTGACGCCGAGGGCTTCGTCGACCTGGGGGGCGGTCCGCGCCGGCGCCGGGCGACTCCCCCGCCGCCCCCCTCGCCCCGCCGGGGCCGGCGGGCGGAACGGGCCGCCGCCGCGGCGGAGAAGGCCGCGATGCGCCGCGCCCAGGCGGCGTTGCGCCGCGGCGCGCAGCCCTCGAAGCTGCTCGGCCCCTTCGCCGGGCGTGCCTTCCACCGGATGCGGCTGCCCGCGCACATGGAGACGACGGCGCAGATCGCCGGCATCTACCCGTTCGTGGTCGACTCCGGGCTGGCCGCGCCCGGGATGTACATCGGTCGGCACGTCTGGTCGGGCAACTCGTTCGACTTCGACGTCTTCGAGCTCTACCGCCAGCAGGTCATCGAGAACCCGAACTTCGCCGTGTTCGGCGCGGTCGGTTCCCGCAAGTCGGCGCTGCTCAAAACGCTGATCTCCCGCGGCGCGGCGTTCGGCTACCAGGCGGCGGTGCCCTGTGATCCCAAGGGTGAGTACACCCGGCTGGCCCGCCGGCTCGGCTGCGAGCCCACCTACATCGGTCCGGGCATGGCGACCCGGCTCAACCCGCTGGACGCGCCGCCGCGCCCCCGGGGCATCGCCGACGCGGACTGGGCGCGGGAGGTCAAGCGGGCCAGGTCGTCGCTGCTGTCGTCGCTGATCGAGACGGCGAAGGGCGTGCCGCTGACCCCGGCCGAGCACACCGCCGTGGATCTCGCCCTCGACGTCGTCACCCGGCAGATCAGCGGCACCTCGCCGGAACGCTGGGCAACCCCGCTGCTCCCGCACGTCCTGGAGGCGATGACCGATCCCGCCGAGGAGGACTGCGTCAACCTGCCGATGACGGCTACCGAGCTGCGCGACGCCTCCCGGGACGCCACCCTGACGCTGCGCCGGCTCACCCACGGCGCGCTCGGCGGCCTGTTCGACGGGCCGACGACCTCCCCACTGGACTTCGACCGGCCGATCGCCGTGCTCAACCTGGAGCGGGTCCAGGGCAGCGACGAGATGATCGCGCTGATCATGACCTGTGCGCAGGCGTGGATGGAAGCGGCCCTGATGCGCCAGGACGGCGTCCAGCGCTACGTGGTCTACGACGAGTGCTGGCGGCTGATGCGCTTCGCGGGGCTCGTCCGCCGGCTCTCGGCGCAGCAGAAGCTCGCCCGCCAGTGGGGCTGTGCCAACGCGATCGTCGCCCATCGCATCTCCGACCTGCTGTCCGCCTCCCCGGACTCGGTGGAGATCGCCAAGGGCCTGCTCGCCGAGACCGCGATCCGCATCCTGTACAAGCAGGCGTCCGACCAGATCGCCGACACCCAGGAGGCGCTGGGGCTCACCGACGTCGCCGCCGACCTGCTGCCGCGGCTCGATCCGGGCTTCGCGCTGTGGCTCATCGGCGCCCGTGCCTTCTACGTCGAGCACGTGGTCGGTGATCTGGAGATCCCGGTGGTCCTGAACGGGTCGAAGATGCACGGCGAGGTCGACGACACCAACCTGACCCCGGACGACCTCGACCCGGCGGAGCTGGACCCGCCGGATCTCGGTCCGGGTCGGCTGCGCCGCGTCGGCGCCGAAGGCGTCGCCGACGACGCGGGGTTCGACGGCGACGCGTTCGGCGAGGAGCCGTTCACGGGAGGCTACGGCTACCCCTCGGTCGAGCCCAGCTCCA